The following proteins come from a genomic window of Maribacter sp. HTCC2170:
- the rpsG gene encoding 30S ribosomal protein S7 translates to MRKRQAKKRPLLPDPRFNDQLVTRFVNMMMWDGKKSVAFSVFYDAIDIVEEKNTDEEKTALELWKDALSNVMPHVEVRSRRVGGATFQIPMQIRPDRKISTAMKWLISFARKRNEKGMSQKLAAEILAASKEEGAAVKKRVDTHKMAEANKAFSHFRF, encoded by the coding sequence ATGAGAAAAAGACAGGCAAAGAAAAGACCATTATTACCAGACCCACGGTTTAACGACCAATTGGTAACACGTTTTGTGAACATGATGATGTGGGATGGCAAGAAATCAGTTGCATTCAGTGTATTCTATGATGCTATTGATATTGTTGAGGAGAAGAATACTGATGAAGAAAAAACAGCATTGGAGCTTTGGAAAGATGCTCTTTCCAATGTAATGCCACATGTTGAGGTGAGAAGTAGGAGAGTTGGTGGGGCTACCTTCCAGATTCCTATGCAGATCAGGCCAGACCGTAAAATATCTACCGCCATGAAATGGTTGATAAGTTTCGCTCGTAAACGAAACGAAAAAGGTATGTCTCAAAAATTGGCAGCAGAAATATTGGCAGCTTCAAAAGAAGAAGGTGCAGCTGTTAAGAAAAGAGTTGATACGCATAAGATGGCCGAAGCAAATAAAGCATTCTCTCACTTTAGATTCTAG